The stretch of DNA TAAAGGCGCCCTTACCCTTAATTACACTTAATAATATATCTTGTATTCTTTGATCACTAACAGTTAGGCAAAATTCTTCCAACATCTCATATTCTTTTAGTTCATATTTTGTTGGGAGTTCCTTGTAATTCTCGAAGTTTTCCACTACATCATTAGCAATTTTTCTTTCTTCTTGTTCCCAATCAGGTAAATGATCGAATGGTTCTTCATCTTCAGCAGCTCTTAAGTCATCAGATGTTACTACAATTATTTCGCCAGTTTTAATACTCAGA from Cytobacillus dafuensis encodes:
- a CDS encoding UPF0158 family protein is translated as MNIQVKLQAIIEEMEIQIEESRTFLSIKTGEIIVVTSDDLRAAEDEEPFDHLPDWEQEERKIANDVVENFENYKELPTKYELKEYEMLEEFCLTVSDQRIQDILLSVIKGKGAFRRFKDKIIDFEIEDKWYSYRDERFKQIAIEWCLDNNINFSE